From Catharus ustulatus isolate bCatUst1 chromosome 6, bCatUst1.pri.v2, whole genome shotgun sequence, a single genomic window includes:
- the FADD gene encoding FAS-associated death domain protein has protein sequence MDFPSAMLGQDAEIPRARPLPAAGPGTVNPFLSLLNSISSGLSDTELSQMKFLCRDKIGKRKLDAVQSGRELFSILMEQQLIAHYNLEFLRKLLQHIGRRDLVSQLVQFEEEEPHTPGDQPDGHEKRLLKAAVDVICDHVGREWKKLMRELGMAEVKLDRIVAAHPFNLYEQLVQALREWQVCKGKDAKVADLIKALRSCNLNLVADKVEERISQLNVEPHEIPLTL, from the exons ATGGATTTCCCCTCCGCAATGCTGGGACAGGATGCCGAAATCCCCCGCGCGCGGCCTCTGCCGGCCGCGGGTCCCGGCACCGTGAATCCTTTCCTGAGCCTGCTGAACTCCATCTCCTCGGGCCTGTCGGACACGGAGCTCTCCCAGATGAAGTTCCTGTGCAGGGACAAAATTGGGAAGCGAAAGCTCGATGCGGTGCAAAGCGGCCGGGAGCTCTTCAGCATCctgatggagcagcagctgatcGCGCACTACAACCTGGAATTCCTgaggaagctgctgcagcacatcgGGAGGAGAGATTTGGTGTCACAGCTGGTGCAGTTCGAAGAGGAAGAGCCTCATACCCCTGGTGATCAGCCAGATGGGCATGAAAAAC GTCTCCTGAAAGCAGCTGTTGATGTCATCTGTGACCATGTTGGGAGAGAGTGGAAGAAGCTGATGCGAGAGCTTGGGATGGCAGAGGTGAAGCTGGACAGGATAGTGGCAGCCCATCCATTCAATTTGTATGAACAGCTGGTTCAGGCGCTTCGGGAGTGGCAGGTATGCAAGGGGAAGGATGCAAAGGTGGCTGACTTAATAAAAGCCCTCCGGAGCTGCAACCTGAATTTGGTGGCAGACAAGGTTGAAGAGAGGATCTCACAGCTGAACGTGGAGCCACATGAAATACCTTTAACGCTATGA